In Juglans regia cultivar Chandler chromosome 5, Walnut 2.0, whole genome shotgun sequence, the following are encoded in one genomic region:
- the LOC108990471 gene encoding autophagy-related protein 3 has protein sequence MALTQRLHEAFKGTVERITSHRTVSAFKEKGVLSVSEFIIAGDNLVSKCPTWSWESGEPSKRKSYLPSEKQFLITRNVPCLRRAASVEEEYEAAGGEVLLDNEDNDGWLATHGKPKDKSDEVENLPSMETLEISKQRAVKPIVSEFGDQDEEDIPDMADYEEPDNLVEVDAATLPSTYIVAREPDDDNILRTRTYDVSVTYDKYYQTPRVWLTGYDESRMLLEPELVLEDVSQDHARKTVTIEGHPHMSGKHASVHPCRHGAVMKKIIDVLMSRGVEPEVDKYLFLFLKFVASVIPTIEYDYTMDFDLGSSSN, from the exons atggctctGACGCAGAGGCTTCACGAAGCCTTCAAGGGGACCGTAGAGAGGATCACGTCCCACCGCACAGTATCCGCATTCAAAGAGAAAGGCGTTCTCAGCGTCTCCGAGTTCATCATCGCTGGTGATAACCTCGTCTCTAAATGCCCCACTTGGTCCTg GGAATCAGGAGAGCCAAGCAAGAGGAAGTCGTACCTACCTTCTGAAAAGCAGTTCTTAATTACTAGAAATG TCCCTTGTCTACGAAGGGCTGCATCTGTTGAAGAGGAATACGAAGCGGCAGGTGGGGAGGTTCTTCTTGATAATGAAGACAACGATGGCTGGTTGGCTACTCATGGGAAGCCCAAGG ATAAAAGTGACGAGGTGGAAAACTTGCCTTCTATGGAGACTTTAGAAATTAGCAAGCAGAGGGCTGTGAAGCCGATCGTCTCAGAATTTGGTGATCAGGATGAAGAAGATATTCCTGACATGGCCGATTATGAAGAACCCGACAACCTTGTTGAAGTAGATGCT GCAACTCTGCCATCAACATATATTGTTGCTCGGGAACCTGATGATGACAATATTTTACGGACTCGAACTTATGATGTCAGCGTCAC GTATGATAAGTACTATCAGACACCTCGTGTGTGGCTTACTGGGTATGATGAG TCAAGGATGCTTTTGGAGCCGGAGCTTGTACTTGAAGATGTTAGTCAAGATCATGCTCGCAAAACG GTAACTATTGAGGGCCATCCACACATGTCTGGGAAGCATGCGTCGGTGCATCCATGTCGACATGGAGCTGTGATGAAAAAGATCATCGATGTACTAATGTCACGTGGAGTTGAACCAGAAGTTgataa gTACCTATTCCTATTCTTGAAATTTGTTGCCTCTGTAATTCCAACAATTGAATATGACTACACCATGGACTTTGATCTTGGCAGCTCCAGCAATTGA